In Blastopirellula sp. J2-11, a single genomic region encodes these proteins:
- a CDS encoding acyl carrier protein — protein sequence MGSDSNSPPSDVFAWLRNQIAERRQIRAELIQPESSLTEDLMPDSFELIELATAVEQEFGVQIDFEEIADIDTLGDFSNLINSKR from the coding sequence ATGGGGAGCGATTCAAACTCGCCGCCGTCGGATGTATTCGCTTGGCTGCGAAATCAAATTGCCGAGCGACGGCAAATTCGGGCTGAACTTATTCAGCCCGAAAGCTCTTTGACGGAAGATTTGATGCCCGATTCGTTCGAGTTGATCGAATTGGCCACCGCGGTGGAACAAGAGTTTGGAGTGCAGATTGATTTCGAAGAGATCGCCGATATTGATACGCTGGGCGATTTCAGCAACTTGATCAACAGCAAGCGATAA
- the glgB gene encoding 1,4-alpha-glucan branching protein GlgB: MRTNVTLDNMGALIECRSEDPFRILGPHKVDHRGEPAIAVRAYLPESEQAWVFHPGHNNSLPMRRIHPSGLFEAICPEDEVMKSGQYQLRTSDQSGQMNSVRDPYAFPSFFSDYDLYLLGEGAHWKSYDKLGAQIRTVNGVTGVNFAVWAPNAKSVAVVGQFNKWDGRVNPMRKLASSGIWEIFIPDLKPGAQYKFRVNQHDRTVDKCDPYAFAAEVPPRTANIVTDLSVHTWNDGDYMAKRREQNQLERPVSVYEVHLGSWKWNADSKNGWFNYRDLAHQLVDYCLQQNYTHIELMPVSEHPFTGSWGYQAVGYFAATSRYGTPEDFMYFVDYCHQHGLGVLIDWVPAHFPKDDHGLRQFDGTSLYEHEDPRKGEHPDWGTLIFNYGRNEVRNFLTSNALFWFDKFHIDGLRVDAVASMLYLDYSRKHDEWVPNEHGGRENIEAISFLREFNEQSHLQYPGVLTIAEESTSFGGVSHPTSMGGLGFSLKWNMGWMNDTLRYMRKDPIHRKFHHGELTFSLIYAFSENFSLPLSHDEVVHGKGSLLDQMPGDLWQRFANLRLLYSYMWSHPGKKLLFMGADFGQWNEWNADGQLQWDLLEWESHKGMQQLVSDLNAMYQHEASLYEVDFKGEGFEWIDCDNWEASVAAFMRKAKDPNDFTIAVCNFTPVVYHDYRIGVPKAGSYREIFNSDNSRYAGSNVINVDELDSAPIGWNGRENSISLNVPPLGCVILKPC, translated from the coding sequence GTGCGGACTAATGTTACACTAGATAACATGGGGGCTTTAATCGAATGCCGATCCGAGGATCCGTTCCGCATTCTCGGCCCGCACAAAGTTGATCACCGGGGTGAGCCTGCGATCGCCGTTCGAGCTTATTTGCCCGAATCAGAGCAAGCATGGGTTTTCCATCCAGGTCATAATAACTCTTTACCGATGCGGCGGATTCACCCGAGCGGTTTGTTCGAAGCGATTTGCCCAGAGGATGAAGTCATGAAATCGGGACAGTATCAATTGCGCACCAGTGACCAGAGCGGCCAGATGAACTCAGTCCGTGATCCCTACGCGTTTCCCTCATTTTTCAGTGATTACGACCTTTACCTGTTGGGGGAAGGCGCTCACTGGAAATCGTACGACAAATTGGGCGCGCAGATCCGCACCGTCAACGGCGTGACCGGCGTCAACTTCGCCGTCTGGGCGCCGAACGCCAAAAGCGTCGCCGTCGTGGGCCAGTTCAACAAATGGGATGGCCGCGTCAATCCGATGCGGAAGCTCGCCTCGAGCGGCATCTGGGAAATCTTTATTCCCGATCTGAAGCCGGGCGCACAATACAAATTCCGCGTCAATCAACATGACCGGACCGTTGACAAATGCGACCCCTACGCATTCGCCGCCGAAGTTCCTCCGCGAACTGCGAACATTGTTACTGACCTGTCGGTCCACACGTGGAATGACGGCGACTACATGGCGAAGCGTCGCGAACAAAACCAGCTCGAACGCCCGGTTTCGGTCTACGAAGTGCATCTCGGCAGTTGGAAATGGAACGCCGATTCAAAGAACGGCTGGTTTAACTATCGTGATCTGGCCCATCAACTGGTCGACTATTGCCTGCAGCAGAACTACACCCATATCGAACTGATGCCGGTCTCCGAGCATCCGTTCACCGGCAGTTGGGGCTATCAAGCGGTCGGCTACTTCGCCGCGACCAGCCGCTACGGCACGCCGGAAGACTTCATGTACTTTGTCGACTATTGCCATCAGCATGGGCTGGGCGTGCTGATCGACTGGGTGCCGGCTCACTTCCCCAAAGACGATCACGGCTTGCGTCAGTTCGACGGCACTTCGCTGTACGAACATGAAGATCCCCGCAAGGGGGAGCATCCCGACTGGGGAACGCTGATCTTTAATTATGGCCGCAACGAGGTCCGCAACTTCCTGACCTCGAACGCGTTGTTCTGGTTTGACAAATTCCACATCGACGGACTTCGCGTCGACGCGGTCGCTTCGATGCTGTACCTCGACTACAGCCGCAAGCATGACGAGTGGGTGCCGAACGAACATGGCGGACGCGAGAACATCGAAGCGATCTCGTTCCTCCGCGAGTTCAACGAACAATCGCACCTGCAATACCCAGGCGTTCTGACCATCGCGGAAGAATCGACCTCGTTCGGCGGCGTTTCGCACCCGACCTCGATGGGCGGCCTCGGCTTCAGCCTGAAGTGGAACATGGGCTGGATGAACGATACGCTCCGCTACATGCGGAAAGATCCGATCCACCGCAAGTTCCATCACGGCGAACTGACGTTCAGCTTGATCTATGCGTTCAGCGAAAACTTCTCGCTGCCGCTGTCGCATGACGAAGTGGTGCACGGCAAAGGCTCGCTGCTGGATCAGATGCCAGGCGACTTGTGGCAACGCTTCGCTAACCTGCGTTTGCTCTATTCGTACATGTGGAGTCATCCCGGCAAGAAGCTGCTGTTCATGGGCGCCGACTTCGGCCAATGGAACGAATGGAACGCCGACGGTCAGCTGCAATGGGATCTGCTCGAGTGGGAATCGCATAAAGGAATGCAGCAACTGGTCTCTGACCTGAACGCGATGTATCAGCACGAAGCGTCCCTCTACGAAGTCGACTTCAAGGGAGAAGGCTTCGAGTGGATCGACTGCGACAACTGGGAAGCCAGCGTCGCCGCCTTCATGCGAAAAGCGAAAGACCCGAACGATTTTACGATCGCCGTCTGCAACTTTACGCCGGTCGTCTACCACGATTACCGTATCGGCGTACCGAAGGCCGGCTCGTACCGCGAGATCTTCAACTCCGACAACTCGCGCTACGCGGGCAGCAACGTGATCAACGTCGACGAGCTCGACTCGGCCCCGATCGGCTGGAACGGACGCGAGAATTCGATCTCGCTTAACGTCCCGCCTTTAGGCTGCGTGATCTTGAAGCCTTGCTAG
- the topA gene encoding type I DNA topoisomerase: MAKAEKPTKNALVIVESPAKARTISKYLGAGYTVEASIGHVRDLPHGAKELPEQYKNEEWSYLGVNVNENFEPVYIVPAGKKAQVTKLKKLLKEADELYLATDEDREGEAISWHLQELLQPKVPVHRLVFHEITKEAILTALASPRQIDDGLVRAQETRRILDRLYGYEVSPLLWYKVRPRLSAGRVQSVAVRLIVERERERMAFHSATYWDLVGTFIADGKKFNAVLTEADGQKIPSGKDFDTTNGKLKNPGVMLLLDEEGANGLLARLQSAQFSVETLENKPYTNKPAAPFTTSTLQQEANRKLGFTARHTMRIAQSLYENGHITYMRTDSTNLAEVAIDAARDLVKSEYGADYLPEKPRVYASKVKNAQEAHEAIRPAGHPFQKPEALKGTLNNDEFRLFELIWKRTIASQMADARGFRIAITLAGGGAKFYVSGKTIEFPGFLRAYVEGSDDPDAELADRETLLPSMKQGQPVDKDLFEPKSHTTQPPSRFSEASLTRSLEEMGIGRPSTYASIIDTILDREYVFKKGTALAPTWLGFAVAKLLEEHLPKLVDYQFTAKMEDDLDAISRGEAEQNAYLQEFYFGQNEHGLKETVQGKIKEVDARVVNSISLGKPENGEFQEDVVVRVGRYGPFVEQGERRGSIPSDLAPDEVTLTKALELLEKAALGDEPLGSDPETGRPVFIKTGRFGDYVQLGLLETDEDSKEKPKNASLMKGMQAGDVTLEIALKLLSLPREVGVHPESKEPIIAQNGRFGPYIKCGSDTRSLGDVSPLDVTLEQSITLLSQPKTGGRGRAAPKEPIKTFEASPVTEEPIKLLEGRYGPYLTDGQSNASLPKGVTIEEVTFDQAVALLAERAAKSPPKKKKKAAKKKATAKKATTKKATAKKTAKKKTTTKKATKKKTASASAEEAKPKKEKPIKDKW; this comes from the coding sequence ATGGCGAAAGCTGAAAAGCCCACGAAGAACGCACTAGTCATCGTCGAATCTCCGGCGAAAGCGCGGACGATCTCGAAGTATCTGGGCGCCGGCTATACCGTCGAAGCAAGTATCGGACACGTTCGCGACTTGCCGCACGGCGCCAAAGAACTGCCGGAACAATATAAAAACGAAGAATGGAGCTATCTTGGCGTCAACGTCAACGAAAACTTCGAACCGGTCTACATTGTGCCGGCCGGCAAAAAGGCACAAGTCACCAAGCTGAAAAAGCTGCTGAAGGAAGCCGACGAGCTTTATCTCGCGACCGACGAAGACCGCGAGGGAGAAGCGATCAGCTGGCATTTGCAAGAGCTATTGCAGCCGAAAGTTCCAGTTCACCGGTTGGTTTTTCACGAAATCACCAAAGAGGCGATCCTGACGGCCCTCGCCAGCCCGCGACAGATCGACGACGGTTTGGTTCGTGCACAAGAAACGCGACGCATTCTCGACCGCTTGTACGGGTACGAAGTTTCGCCGCTGCTCTGGTACAAGGTTCGCCCTCGTCTCTCGGCCGGTCGCGTGCAAAGCGTCGCAGTTCGCTTGATTGTCGAGCGCGAGCGTGAACGGATGGCGTTCCACTCGGCCACCTATTGGGACCTGGTCGGTACGTTCATCGCCGACGGCAAAAAATTCAACGCCGTGCTGACCGAAGCGGACGGTCAGAAAATTCCGTCCGGCAAAGACTTCGACACGACCAACGGGAAGCTGAAAAACCCCGGCGTGATGCTGCTGCTCGACGAAGAGGGCGCCAACGGCCTGCTCGCGCGTCTGCAAAGTGCGCAGTTCTCGGTCGAAACGCTTGAGAACAAACCGTACACCAACAAACCGGCGGCCCCGTTCACCACGAGTACGCTGCAACAGGAAGCGAACCGCAAGCTGGGCTTCACCGCGCGGCATACGATGCGAATCGCCCAAAGCCTGTATGAAAATGGTCACATCACTTACATGCGTACCGACTCGACCAATCTGGCCGAGGTCGCGATCGATGCGGCTCGTGATCTGGTGAAAAGCGAATATGGGGCCGACTATCTGCCCGAGAAGCCGCGCGTTTATGCGTCGAAAGTGAAAAACGCTCAGGAAGCTCACGAAGCGATTCGTCCGGCTGGTCACCCCTTCCAAAAGCCCGAAGCGCTGAAGGGAACGCTCAACAACGACGAATTTCGCTTGTTCGAGCTCATCTGGAAACGAACGATCGCCAGCCAAATGGCGGACGCTCGCGGCTTTCGCATTGCGATCACGCTGGCCGGCGGCGGCGCCAAGTTTTATGTGAGCGGCAAAACGATCGAATTCCCTGGATTTTTGCGAGCCTATGTCGAAGGTTCGGACGACCCCGATGCCGAACTCGCCGATCGCGAGACCCTGCTGCCGTCGATGAAGCAAGGCCAGCCGGTCGACAAAGACCTTTTCGAACCGAAGAGCCATACGACCCAGCCCCCTTCGCGATTTAGCGAAGCGTCGCTGACCCGCTCGTTAGAAGAAATGGGGATCGGTCGCCCGAGTACGTATGCGTCGATTATCGATACGATTCTCGATCGCGAATATGTCTTTAAAAAGGGAACGGCGCTCGCGCCCACTTGGCTGGGATTCGCCGTCGCGAAGCTGCTGGAAGAGCATCTTCCCAAGCTGGTCGACTATCAATTTACCGCGAAGATGGAAGACGATCTCGACGCGATCAGCCGCGGCGAAGCGGAGCAAAACGCGTACTTGCAAGAGTTCTACTTCGGCCAGAACGAACATGGTTTGAAGGAGACGGTTCAAGGGAAAATCAAAGAAGTCGACGCTCGCGTGGTGAACTCCATCTCACTGGGCAAGCCGGAGAACGGCGAGTTCCAAGAGGATGTGGTCGTGCGTGTCGGTCGCTATGGGCCGTTCGTCGAGCAAGGGGAACGGCGCGGCAGCATTCCGTCGGATCTGGCCCCAGACGAAGTGACGCTGACGAAGGCCTTGGAGCTGCTCGAAAAAGCGGCGCTCGGCGATGAACCGCTTGGCTCCGATCCCGAAACGGGACGCCCTGTCTTTATCAAGACCGGCCGCTTTGGCGATTACGTGCAGCTCGGGTTGTTGGAAACAGACGAAGATTCGAAAGAAAAACCGAAAAACGCTTCGCTGATGAAAGGGATGCAGGCCGGCGACGTCACGCTGGAAATCGCTTTGAAGCTCCTCTCGCTGCCGCGAGAAGTGGGCGTTCATCCCGAATCAAAAGAGCCGATCATCGCCCAGAACGGCCGTTTTGGCCCGTATATCAAGTGCGGCTCTGATACGCGATCGCTCGGCGACGTCTCGCCGCTCGATGTGACCCTGGAACAATCGATCACGCTGCTGTCTCAACCCAAAACCGGCGGACGCGGCCGTGCAGCGCCCAAAGAGCCGATCAAGACCTTCGAGGCCTCGCCGGTCACCGAAGAGCCGATCAAGCTGCTAGAAGGCCGCTACGGCCCCTATCTGACCGATGGTCAATCGAACGCGTCGCTCCCCAAAGGCGTCACGATCGAAGAAGTAACCTTTGACCAAGCGGTCGCTCTGTTGGCCGAACGCGCGGCGAAATCGCCCCCCAAGAAGAAAAAGAAAGCGGCCAAAAAGAAGGCGACCGCTAAAAAAGCGACCACCAAAAAGGCCACGGCGAAAAAAACCGCCAAGAAGAAGACGACCACCAAAAAAGCGACCAAGAAGAAAACGGCTTCCGCTAGCGCTGAAGAAGCGAAACCGAAGAAAGAAAAGCCGATCAAGGATAAGTGGTAG
- a CDS encoding DJ-1/PfpI family protein produces MPAKKILMLVGDFVEDYEVMVPFQALLMVGHQVDAVCPGKKSGETIKTAIHDFEGDQTYTEKPGHNFTLNAAFDAIDPTSYDALFIPGGRAPEYLRLNAQVIEIVQHFSAADKPIAAHCHGPQLLAAAGVLQGKSCSCYPAVGPEVKLAGGEYVAASEGFDNAHVDGNLVTAPAWPAHPALLRAFLEVLGTKIQP; encoded by the coding sequence ATGCCTGCGAAAAAGATTTTGATGCTGGTCGGCGACTTCGTAGAAGATTACGAAGTCATGGTTCCTTTTCAAGCGTTGCTAATGGTCGGACATCAGGTCGACGCGGTTTGCCCCGGCAAAAAGTCGGGCGAAACTATCAAGACCGCGATCCATGACTTTGAAGGGGATCAGACCTACACCGAAAAGCCGGGGCACAACTTTACGCTCAACGCTGCGTTTGATGCGATCGATCCTACCTCCTATGACGCGCTGTTCATTCCCGGCGGACGGGCGCCGGAGTATCTGCGTTTGAACGCCCAGGTGATCGAGATCGTCCAGCATTTCTCCGCCGCCGATAAGCCGATCGCCGCACATTGCCATGGCCCGCAACTCTTGGCCGCGGCCGGCGTGCTGCAAGGCAAATCGTGCAGCTGTTACCCAGCTGTTGGTCCCGAGGTAAAGCTTGCCGGCGGCGAGTACGTCGCCGCCAGCGAAGGATTTGACAACGCCCACGTCGACGGCAATCTAGTCACGGCGCCTGCCTGGCCGGCGCATCCGGCGCTATTGCGGGCTTTCTTGGAAGTGCTCGGCACCAAGATTCAGCCGTAG